The DNA region ggtggatttgTCGCTCGACTTCGTGgagtggttgaagttagacattaacacaggtGGATGCAGAAACATCAATAATCGATGACTTTGAGATCACTTGTATACCTTTATTTAGTCAATATGCATAGCATTAAAAAAGTTTAAATTCGATCCGATAAACAAGTAACAGGAATCTATGAGTGGAATTCATCTGTTATTTTTGCCAAATTAATTACAAGTCAAAATAATTTGGTATATATATAGCTGATGTGAATATCATTGTTTAGAGTGTTGGgttgattatgtaataatcCCGTGGATTTTTAGTGTCATAAATTTTGCTAACATTTGTTATATAGTATACGCTTTTATTTGTGAATGAAAATTACTTGAGTAGTTTCTATGTTCGAGGGATTAAAATAACAACAAACAAGTAACTCGTGCGCATATATACAATACAAAAGTGTCACAAAACAGTGTACTAAAAGAGAAAACTAACCAGTGATGTTTAAGTTTCTATCAGGTGGGAAATACAAACTAATAGTAAAATGGGTGCTTTTGGCTAGAGAACGATAGGTTTAAAATTTCcactaataaataacaaaaatgataaGTTTATCCACTAATTTCTGGGAATCTAGCATTCTCTGAAGTAGTGCAATGGCAACATGACTGGAAGCCTTTTTATATTATAGATCTTTCTCTACGGATACTTCAAAACTAATCCACTTATTTCTCTCTGAATGACTTAGTTTTAAGCACAGTGGCATGTCATCAGTTAATAAGAAAGTTGTCAATACATATTCTGTGATTCATTAAAGAGATATGACCTTGTATAGTCTAGCTCATCTATTATTCTTTGTTGTATTTTAAATGAGAAAAAGTCAAATGTTGTTAGTGAATTAGGAAGTCATTGAATactgttgtgattggtaataaCCAACTGTAAATAagatatactactaataaaacTTGATTTGATTTAACAGTCTATAAAATACATTGAATCTTTATTTGCATATAAAGAAAAATTTCAGATTATTACTTCGTTAATCAAAGATACGACTATATAGATTCAATGTATTATTCTGTTATATTGTACAGGTTAAATTAACTTCTTTTTCTactaataaatgtttatttatgaatGTATAACTTATTCACTTACTTCGACATTTTGTCgaatttttcaaattttaatgGTTTTTCTGAAATTTCACTTATTCTCACTTCACTTCTCATTGTATTCTGTTGTGGAACTGGAATAATGATGTAACCAGCTTTACGTAAATGATCAATAATTGTCTCTCCACTTCCTATAAAATGTgctgtaaaatataaaaataaaaaaaatagataaatattggaaataaacattttcattattttaacaaTAACAATTAATTCTCTTAATACAAAGATCTTTCATTTTAATGGCATAAATTCAATACTTTCTATAGGAAATATTACCTAGTAAATTCTCTTCTAAAGGACCATATAAGTTTATGGTatgtacaatttttatttacaagTTATGATATTAAAGTTGAAAATAAGGATAAATAAATTGATAGTTGTAGgcgtggtgtatgctacttatgttgacagacataagtagtatgtaacatcaatcagaagtggGTTATCTGTgaacagaaggttgagaagattgaaataaaaagaGTAAAAAAAGGAACTGGTAGCAATCAAGATTACAACAATGATGAAGGAACAATCatgtatttaatatatatatcccaatgagtataaAAGTTGCATTTAtcacgtttcgtgacttaatgtaagtcacttcagagtaaataaaattTGTGATTTTCAAATTTTGCTAAGCCACTGTGTGACTGTTTATTCTACCTCAAAGTGTTCATTTACTACTTAGGGAGTGAATTATAATGAATACATTGATAACTTGAATCAAGCTATAGGTAAAATTATATTCGGAAAAAGATAATCAGAATAAATGTAGGCAAATTAGTTTGAGAATAAAAGATCATTAAGGGCCAGATGTTTGAAAAATGGTCATTTGATGAATGAGCCTATATGAATCAGCTAAAGGATGATGGAAAGTGGAGTAAGTGGTTAGAAAATTGTTCAAATATGTGAGAAACATTGAAATTTAGGGGACTCCCGTTGCAGAAATATAGAAGTGGGAAAAATGACGTATATCAGGTTATTTGAAATCATTGGAAACCTACTGAATATAAAACAAGACAAGGTAATGAAAAAGTTGAAACCAATTTCGAGTAGTCATTGGCACTGGTATTTAAAGGATTTTTACTAGCGGCTCAGTTTTGTTGTCAAGGCGTTTACTGAGTTTCGAGATCAGTTTCTAATTTCTAATAAAGAAAATGTGTGAAGTAAGAATCATTTTTTGATCAGTATGTGATAGTCAACTTCATTCTGACAGTCCTCATATGATTTGGGATCTTAATTCTAGGCTGGTATCATGTTTTTATCTCTAAATAGTGTGAAACAACTTCAAATTTTGActtaatttgattatttgttgGAAATTAAATGatccaaataaaaataatataagatTTTAGTGATAGTTCATTTCTTACTAGTGTTAATTACCGGTGATTTTAAATGCTTGTTAAGTTGATTTCGTTAAAAGTTCTCCTATTTAAGTAGAAGCCTCAAAATTATGTGAGCATGATTACGTGGATTGTGGCATCGGAAAATCATGACTTCAATCCCATTGGAGGTTATCAGTGATTAACGATAAACATATAAAAAATTGAAGGaaacattattttgttatttaaattgttttttcaTCTGTTACTTTTCTTAGTGTTGATTTTAAATTTATGCAAAGAAACAAGACCGTATTTTTAGTCCGGGAAGGAGAAATGCATGAATAAAAggataatatttaatttaatgtgACTGATTGACGGTAACTAAGGAtccaataaaattacaaataaccGGGTGGATGTTTCGTCGTGGGAAGCTTATTTTACCAGGAGGCGAACTCAGGATCTTAAGCTTTTGAGGAGAGCACCCTACTTTAAAACTAATGAAATGCAATCCAATAATTACATTCTCAATTTCTGCTGGTTTTTGGCCTAGCGCCACTGTCATCAGTAATGATTATTTCGCTCCccacacggttgaactccactggtgataACTTCTCATCAGAGCTCCGGTAGTCTATCTCGAAATTGGTCACTATGTGAACACAACTATTAATTGATTGGATAGAATATGGATATAGATTTAATGAGACGTTATATAGAGATAAATTGTTTCAGTGTAGGATGAAGAAGCAATCCAATCGTCTCTTTTTCTGTTCGTTCTCTAAATAATGTCAAATCGCGTTCGGAAACACCTTTACACTGAGACAGTGAAATCTAAAAAAACAAGGTTACATTACCTGCGCCTAATGCAAAAAATGCCGATTGATTTAATGATTCAGCAagttttaatttattgattatctcATGAGCCATTCGCTCATTACGTCTAACTATCAGTTCTTCATTTAAATACTTCTCCAAATCAATAAGCGTTTGAACTTGACTCGGGCTTAACAAGTTTGCTATTTGTTTGTCAATGAAGTAACTTGATGTTGATTGTGATGATGATTGGGTACGATAGTTATGTGGTTTAGAAATGTTATTCACCTTGTTGGGAAATTTCTGTTGTTGTATTGTGGCGTTTTTACGAATCATAGTAATGGGggaaattgtatttgtttcACCCATTGTTGTATTGTAATCTGACGACGAAGTTGACAATAACACAGAATCTGATGGTGTAGTTTGTGTTAAAGACATTCTAGATAATGTTTCATTCAAATCACCGCAATTATAATGTTCAATTAATTGTTCTGTTGGACTACTGAATACATCTGTTTGTTGAATTGGTCTACGTTTTTGATTAGTAATTGATGTaccatttatttgttcattcCATGTATTGAATAAAACTTTCGTGTTTGATGTGTATTTTTTATCGCTACTGCTATTATGACTACTCACACGACCATTATGATTAACGTTGTTAAAATAGTTAGTCAAATGTTTCATAGGGTGATTAGCATTTTCTAAATTATTCAATGTGATCTCAAGTGCAAATGTTACCTGAAATAAAAGTTGATATAGTAAAACTTATGGAGGAAAAAACTTTATAAGAAGcaaaaaatattaatattgtCTGATTTACTCTTTTAAGTTAAAAATTGAAGTTTGACTAGTAAGTAGTAACGAACATTGTGTTTACTTATTACTTAGCGTTGATTAGGTTGGAATATGGTCACCTGTTAAAGTGATTCGACATGATGTGCACTATATCTGTGTGTAAAATGGTTCGACGGAATTAATAAGAAGCCATGGACTTATGTTTCATGGTAGTTGGCACGCTTCGGTCAGGTATGTCTGCAATTTTGTAGAAAGAAATACTCTTCGTGCGGTTAGAACCTACGTCATTTAGTGTTCTAGTCAGATATATCACAAGTAATCTATTGCAGTTGATTAATTGTAACCTCTCCCAAAGTCTTTGATACCATGTCATTGATTTATATGTAAACATCTTTTTGGAAAAGAGGTTGTGGTTTGTGCTagtgatgtcaacagatataagtagtatgtatcattagtcggaagtgaaatgcctggtgataggaggttaagaagatcgaagaaaatagaatgagaacagagaacgACTGGTGTGTAAgcgaagaaacaatgaagtctgagacgattgattggtattttgcaaatgaagtatttactatatggttctcagattttaccaagatattctacAATGTTTCACTGAGATACATTTGGTTGTCACCACTGGTGTCCTCGTTCACTACAAGgtgaatattcaatatttaactagAGGTGTTAGTTTAATGCTACACAAGCCTATATAAATACATACAGTCATATCTATTACATTAGGGCTCATACGTATCCATATTCTGAAGGGGATTCACAGTTTCAGGTCGACGTTATCATCACTTTAGTTGTTGGTTTTTAAATAAACCGTTGATTTGATTGCGCTATCGAAAAATATTCTATTTCACATCGTTTCAGTTATCACTAATTAACGTGTATTAATGAGAACTCACTTAAAAGGGAACAAGGAAAATTGTCGACATGAGTTCATTTTATCTACTTTCAAGTAACATTCGCATGATAAAAAATTTGGTAGATAAGTAATATCAGTGTTCTCATCTTTTACAATTGCCTATCGAACTTGCcgtcataattattatttactcaGCTCttcataattaaatttattaataaatgttataaatattttGACCATAATTTGAATAGAGAacagcagtgaaatccagaactCATATTTTATCTTGTTTGCGACTAACCGGTTAAGCGTATCTGGACACAGGTTGATTAAACTCAATTCTCAATGTTAAAAACAAGAATGTGTTAGCCGTTACAACTTTTCACCGTTTCTGTTTTCCAAAACATAAATTACAAATTGTTTTCATATCTTATCAACTCTTTATATTATATCATCACATTTTATCTGTTACAGTAGAAGTGAAATTATTCCATGTTCTTatctaaataattttttctcAACGGGATATTCTCATAGATTTCTGTTAAACGTCTATAgactaattaaataaatttcgtTTGATTAGAAATGGACGATTGACGTAATAGTACTGTTGATAAAACGGTACGGAATCCTATATACATTATATCATAtattagaatgaataatatCTACCAGGTTTGTGGTTTGCAATTACTATTTCTATACACTTTTTAAAAGACTATTGTACTTCAGTAACTTATATCTTCTTTATATAGAaggatttatttacatttagttTCTTATTAAAATATTGTATTCCATCAAAAAAGGCTAGATTGTACTATTTGTTATCTTGCAGTATTTTTTAAGGTTAAATCCCTTAGTAACTAACTCTTTAGTTGAAGAACTTATTTAATTCATCCATAATCCTGAACATTGTTGAGCGAGGCAAAGAAACTAATCATTGAATTTGTGGGGATGGCCCACGGGTAAACTCGAGGAAGCTCTGGAAGAACCGAAGACATTCCATCTAAGCATCTGTTCGAGGAACATTCCAGAATCTCGACGTGTAGCTTCTCCATAGGGCAAAAGCTAAAGGCcactgtatgcggattggatgaCTATGATGATGTTTTCGTTTTtaattaaaaactataaatatctgagagttttgtaccatatttaACACTGTTTGGAACAAAATTCTTTTTCACTCGTCTTCTATCTTCTGGGAGTGTTCTAACGTCTGGATGCTTAAGTAGTACGCAGTATATCACGAATCTAAGCTCTAAATTTAACAGAATTTTCACCAATATTAGTTAAGGGTTGTATACATACTAAAGATGTACGAAATTTACTGGATATTGACTTATGATTTATTTCTCTTCAGTATTGCACTGCCTGTATTGACCATACAATACAATATGAAAGTTAAATTAAATGATTAGAAATTCTGCTTCACTATTTACTATTAGGTGGATGTGGGATGTTAAGAACACTGATATTTTACAAGTTAATGTTgatgaagttagaaattaatgtTACTAAACATTTTAATTAGAAGTCTTCGGTTTTATTTGTATTTCTCACACAAAACATTCTAATTATTTAACTTCgataagtaattttaataatagaGTTTAGCTGATATATTACTGTACTAACCGTAAAACGATTTATCTTATCATTAAATAGAACATTGAGAAACAaacttatacaaatatataattaCCTGCTGAACATTTATTCGATTTAATGGTTCACATTGGTCATTTACTTGTTCCACTGCACCATGTTGTTTACCTAGTCGTTGGGCTTCTTGTGCTAGAAATAAATCCAGTACGGGTACACCTCGATCGAATATTTCACTTCTTGTCaaactatttaataataataaaagccaTATAGGTCTTTTTTCTTTCCAATCTTTTGTCAATGTCTCATATAAATATGATGCGAAAACTTTCTTTTCAGGTTCAATCCATACACTAATCATATGACGAAGGTTATTTAAATATCGATCTAAACGTTTAATTAAGTCTGGTTTAAGTAGATTTGTGATTGTTTGATTTTTAGGTAACACTTGGCAATCACTCAATTCAGCTAATGTAACGGGATTAGTTAAATCCAGTTCAAAATAGACAATATCTGATTGAGCAAAACTTGTTTTTACTACAGGATCAATTTGTGACCAAACATGTGTATAAGCTACATGTAATGTACCAAAAAGGAATGAAGTTGGCTTAGTAGAAATTTTCCATAGGaatgtatttttttgtttcgaAGCACTCTaaattatgaaaagaataataaataaatcagataaATGTTagtttcacatatttctaaacGAAGTAAATCTATGGAGTTTTATGCTTAAGAGTGTTCTGTACATTTAATCTAGAAAATTCTTATTAGGagagtttaatttatttaactacTTAAACTTTTATCCATCAGATAATAGTTCTAAATCACTTGGATCGGCCAAGTTATGTTGCAAGTGTGATTAAAATACCAGCATATGATCGTGTACTAAGTTGTAATTTTTAGAATGTAAGGGTATTCCTACCATATATTTAAGTGCTGTATATAAAAGTTTACCAAAGATGATTGTAACAACTTGCTCTACTTAGTGATATATAAGTTGATAAAAATCGAATAGCGTAGAAAATTAAGAGGGAGTAGTTGTTCTTGTTTAAAATTTTAGTGGAATATTGTTTGGTTGTGTGTTAAGTTCATAGACTTTACGTTACTGTAAATAGGGTATTGGCCATGACTATCGTCTACAAAATTAGTTTTGAAGAACATTTAATTCAAATTGGTTCTCGAAGAAACAATCcattagattattcagtttatcaataattaataaCAGTTTTTGACAACTTACCACTGACGTTGTAGTGTAAGGTAATGATTTATGAAGTGAACCAAGATGGAAGTGGAAAAAGGCAGTTTTAAGTAATATTTAATACACTAAGAACACTGCATAGTTGGAGACTACTAACGATTCTATAGCAGAGCAGTTATTGAGCTAAGAATCTTGGTTCCGGAGATAAGGGGCtataaataactaataaatGGTAAATTGGAAATGAACACAATGTTTGATTTTCTTTGGCTTCCTATGAAATAGATTATATTGTCACCATTTTTAGCCTTAATCCTAATGAAGATACCAGTTTTACTGATTATAAATCAGTTCTAGATGACGATCTAATCAATTATAGGAACTGCTTGTTAAAAACTATTATTCAAATCATCAAGAtgtgaaaatgaaataattggTGGGTATACTttgttgaaaatattatttgccagaattaatattattcaattactACTATTTGTTTCCGCTCTTGTTAGGTTATTGAGAAGTAATGTATATCactttacttatttttattacaaactAAATTGTATTGACTAGGATTGAAAAGTAGgattaattactgaatagtttgaTGGAGTTGGTAAAATTTCATATTCTGTTGCTATACTTTTCTGCAACCCCTCCCAAGATACTGAGAATTACATTATGAACTCAAACTACGTCAAACGCTTTTAGATTAAAAGGGGAGATTTATATAAAATAGCTCATTTTAAAGGTTTGCGTTTAGAACTCAGCGCGACAGTTTCAAAGTTTGAACTTATATGCTTAGTTATGACTCAACAATTATGAATTAATTCCATGAATTTATTGTACTAACGaacttgggtttgttgcttattcggttttgattttgttttatgACAAAGTTTATATTATCACATTTTATAAAATCTGGTGACACTATTTTCACAGAGAAAAGTTATCTCTATGAATATAAACAGAGAACTTGCATGTTACTTGATTTTTTTATTCACTTTTATGTCATGAGTAAAATCTTAACACTGAATACATTGATGACTAAGAAAAATATTCCTGAGTGTTTCGTAAATTATATACTCATAGAGGACATCATTATAACTAAATGGTGTTTATAGAACTCAAACTGATGGTTTTTACTTGATACAACATTCGGATACACTATAAAATGTTCTCTTCATTTTAAGTACTGAAAGAATTCGTCATTTCTCATACCACGAAATAATCTGGCTAGActaaatttatggacgactttcgAACGAATGTCAAGTGACTTTGAGAAATCTTagtcaatcagaaaacagtgagtacaataaaaatatattatacaaaaccaaagagtTACAGTGGATACACTTCctttacatggttcaaaaaatTGTCAAGGTTaaaaagaggttcagaggtcccaaaatcgtaatgcatgtgCTATAGGAGCTCATCCATGTGACTCCATAATAGTGGACCTCTAAAGCTATGATAAGGTCGCAAAAACtatttcagcctcgaccacatagcttcaagaTTGTTTGTCATTTTTATTACTCATATGTCACTACAATACTCATAGCACTTAACAGCCGAAGCTTCAGTAACACTTGCGAATGTTGCAgacagtgttactggtgctttcaTGATACTGTTCGCAACAATCTTCTATGAACCGATTGTACATGAGCATCAAGTACTGAaattggctccgtgaccttgaaatctctcacatacttctgattggctcgtccttaaattatagtctcaccgtttcCAAATTATACTCATGCTAACATTTGTAACCGGAAATCATAGTCTGAATATGGatcattttatattttcatgATTATAAACGTTTTTCATTTCATCATTTATATATGAGTATACTTAATATCATATGTGCATGCAACAGGTAAATTTCTTACATTTTCTAGATCtagtattattataatttactGAAGGGGAGTAAAATTCACTTCCGTAGTTATGAATTTTGTCTActtgaaaaatatcaaatattacCTTCCTTACAATTTAGTAATTTTTGTTTTAGTGAATTATAATAGGAATAAAACGTAAATTATTTGCGCtgaattaataatatatttgtatcaaaattaattttgatttggttatttattctctgaagaagtgacttaaaccaagtcacgaaacgtcagaaaatctaatttttctattcattgaaatattacaaatatattatttatttctaacaatctactcaatgctcaacttattcgaaattatcaagtcaaatttTGGTGACGATACCTATAGGATTATATGTAAACTATATAAAGTAAAGAAAAGCTCAATCAGAATTGTTTCTATAGGTATACTGTATAAAGAATATTGTTATAGATATGTTTGATTGATATGCTAATCGGTAATACTcactctctctccctctctctgaATTAGATTACTCTTTAAATATCATTTATGAATTGAGAATTGTAAATTGACAACCATAAAAACCAGTATTTACTGGACACTAGATTTATCATAAGAAATGTGATGTTTGatttataaaacatttatgTAAGTACGAAACATACTAGATGTTAGGTGGGTTTACTCATTTCTCCTTATTAAATCCGTCGAAAAGATTATGCTTCATGTAAACAGATGAGTACCTTTCTTACTGAACAAATGTGGGATTTTACTggtatttttataatttatttattcattgtcaGTTTAGATGGCTTTATGAAAGCTTTATATAGTTACGGGGTAGTAGAAACTATTCTCTGCTAGAAGACTGTGGGAGACCAGAGAGCACTGTACAGATCTCATTTACAATTGCTCACCGGTCTGAGCCTTAGGTAGCTAATCATATTGTGACTGAGACTGCTATTCACTGATTGCGTCTTATGTGTATCGATTCATGTGACGAACTAACAGAAGTTTGAAATGTAGACTACTGAATATGTGATTTGGGGGTAGTATGATTATCTCAAAACCTAAAGATCATTACTTCGTTTAGAAGTGTACACTGTTGAGAAGTTTTAAACTAGAATGAAAGCATTTTGAGAAATGAAAAATATGAAGCAATTCATTTGTCGAATAGATATTACTAATACCCTACGTAATAAGATATTTCTTTTCAACAGAGTTATTATCTAAATGTACATATATTGTTTGTGTTTTCTCACTGAGTTGATCTTTAAAGGTGTCAAGTATGTATGAACAAACAAATAATCTGATAACAGATTTGATAAGAAGCAATCATTGATTACTATTTTACTATAATTATTCTCTATCCTTCATTTTATCCATAGAGTTATACCGTTAAGTCACCAAATGTTATATAGTGTTGTTTTAAAACAtggtaataaaataaaaagtaaacatCGTTTCATTATAACCAAAATAAGAGATAATAATTAATTGCTTTGATTCAACAAATAATCCGTATCATTCTATTCTACTGAATTTGCAATTAGCAGTGAActtcataattataataaactaGTTAAAAATCTATGAAACATTACAGAAGTCTACTACTTTTATGCTTTTTGAACGTCAATAGAAACGACACTGATAAGcccaagtaagtaagtaagtaatgtagaGAGGTTAATGAAAAAACCGATATTATGAATCATGTagttacaataataaaaaagatttattaTATGATCGAAATAAGTTAAGCTGAGATAGAACTCACGAAAGTAATTTTTAATTGCCAAAATAGATTGTTGCACAACTACACTTTAAAAACCGAGGTTTAAAGGACAAATTGGGGGAATGAAAACAGTGTCCTTTTGAATCGATAATTCCTAATTACTCTATTTGACAATGATGGTTTCGGCAATATGTAATAGGAATTCTAAGATTCTTATGTGTTAACAATTATGTACGtttatgaaatataattattatgtcCTCTTGTAAGTAAAGGAATTAAATGTTTTTGAAAGATGTCTGTGAGATAGTTGTTATTCAAAATAGTTTTTCGGTAGAAGTAGAAAGGGAAGAATAAAGGTTATAGAATATTGCTAAAGTGGAGAAAAAACCTTTCTCTAAAATATTTGACTGAAAGGATGATAAAATATCTGGCAAGATTGATCTTACATTAAGGAGTCCTTTGGAAAGCTCTTATCCAGCCGTCAAACTTGTATCAAGATATCAAATAAATTGCTTGTTGAAACGTTCAAAAGTAGTTACACATTCACTTTACGTTACATGCTATTGTGTCTACCAGTTTACCCGTCCTGACAAAGAACATACATTGGAAAGACAGGAAGTAAACTCGTTTGACTGTTTTCTCAAGGTATTGTTCAGGAGAAATAATATCttaaaaatgtttacaaataaaCTTAATTACCTTGTATATTATGTATGTTGTTCTCTTCATCATCAGGATCATCAGATTTACAAAATTTTAATaacaaatgaagataaatagtTGATGGATCATTAGATTCAGTTTTTGAATACCGTTTAATTTTCAGCAGTTtctgaataataacaatcataacaATCATTCTAGTCTGTAAATTAGTCAAatctattaaaatattaaagCATGAAATATAttagcaaagatagatggtggctagcagtgaaatcaagGATGCTCtattcgtcctatttgggacttgtcagtttGATGTACCTGACCTGCATCCTAGAAtagatgttcattctgggactcgaaaccagtaccactcgcttcaaacgccatggcgttattcacttaactactgagtcctggtgGCTACATgtttgtgcaatagggtgaagtttcaattcacttgatgttattTACTAGAAAAgacaacaatgggaagacacAAACTAACATCaccaaatgaatataaaatatattattatttatgcttTATTG from Schistosoma haematobium chromosome ZW, whole genome shotgun sequence includes:
- the TRABD2A gene encoding Metalloprotease TIKI1 (EggNog:ENOG410VD9R~COG:O~MEROPS:MER0105341), yielding MYFKLPSIQKCKHLIVFILLSLLFQLILQSMLFFNSNVYYVTGRIVNKPYKFNYQFNKLFSSSIKSSTMFYQPLIIPFISKLDYNSELKRRQIRSMPIRSFITSNKCPQSASKQKNTFLWKISTKPTSFLFGTLHVAYTHVWSQIDPVVKTSFAQSDIVYFELDLTNPVTLAELSDCQVLPKNQTITNLLKPDLIKRLDRYLNNLRHMISVWIEPEKKVFASYLYETLTKDWKEKRPIWLLLLLNSLTRSEIFDRGVPVLDLFLAQEAQRLGKQHGAVEQVNDQCEPLNRINVQQVTFALEITLNNLENANHPMKHLTNYFNNVNHNGRVSSHNSSSDKKYTSNTKVLFNTWNEQINGTSITNQKRRPIQQTDVFSSPTEQLIEHYNCGDLNETLSRMSLTQTTPSDSVLLSTSSSDYNTTMGETNTISPITMIRKNATIQQQKFPNKVNNISKPHNYRTQSSSQSTSSYFIDKQIANLLSPSQVQTLIDLEKYLNEELIVRRNERMAHEIINKLKLAESLNQSAFFALGAAHFIGSGETIIDHLRKAGYIIIPVPQQNTMRSEVRISEISEKPLKFEKFDKMSKKQIELNDGIFPIREQDVPEFRPKYVKFDNSWIKIEDFKPRTLVNYNYISTSNMVKQSSKLFALETNVKYSTTKHKRLQQLQHTNKHKSKNQKGLQLLVSASNRLHHMLAIRTKTNIITNQCILFYTAYILKLF